The following coding sequences are from one Leishmania braziliensis MHOM/BR/75/M2904 complete genome, chromosome 36 window:
- a CDS encoding putative 60S acidic ribosomal protein, translated as MPKSKRAKIVSLTKTQAKTRADKDKLIERIRQALEDYTDVYTFQLHNIRTNILQLIREERAEDSRIFLGNNKLMMIAIGRDEKSAQKENLHKLSPFLTGLCGLFFTNLSKKEVKEYFATVGAPVYARTGQTATESLLLKAGPLPQFPHSMFDHLAKLGLPIKLDRGVIVLLQDTTVCEPGDTLSAEAAQLLKLFGVECAEFKIDLTAHWTNGVAKKVIHSASSKRQK; from the coding sequence ATGCCAAAGTCGAAGCGCGCTAAAATTGTCTCGCTCACGAAGACTCAGGCAAAGACGCGCGCAGACAAAGACAAACTGATTGAACGCATCCGCCAAGCCCTGGAGGACTACACTGATGTGTACACTTTTCAGCTCCACAACATCCGCACTAACATACTGCAGCTGATTCGCGAGGAGCGTGCCGAAGACAGCCGCATCTTCCTAGGAAACAACAAACTTATGATGATCGCCATCGGCCGCGATGAGAAGAGTGCGCAGAAAGAGAACTTGCACAAGCTGTCACCGTTTCTGACTGGATTGTGTGGGTTGTTCTTCACAAACCTCAGCAAGAAGGAGGTAAAGGAGTACTTCGCGACTGTTGGTGCGCCAGTCTACGCTCGCACTGGGCAGACAGCAACTGAATCGCTCCTGCTCAAGGCAGGTCCGCTGCCGCAGTTTCCGCACAGCATGTTTGACCACCTCGCCAAGCTTGGTCTTCCTATCAAGTTGGACCGTGGGGTTATTGTGCTGCTACAAGATACCACCGTGTGCGAGCCGGGTGATACGCTTAGCGCGGAGGCCGCTCAGCTTTTGAAGCTCTTTGGGGTGGAGTGTGCTGAGTTCAAGATTGACCTGACAGCGCACTGGACAAACGGCGTGGCGAAGAAAGTGATTCATAGCGCGTCAAGTAAACGTCAAAAGTAG